A section of the Flavobacterium ardleyense genome encodes:
- a CDS encoding UDP-N-acetylmuramoyl-tripeptide--D-alanyl-D-alanine ligase, with the protein MTISEIHSIFLSCDGVATDTRKITSNCFYVALKGENFDANSFAKEALQNGAAYALIDNEDYYLDDRTILTEDSLATLQELAKYHRKFLNLPIIAITGSNGKTTTKETVAAVLSKKYKIKATVGNLNNHIGVPLTLLSFNEGTELGIVEMGANHQKEIEFLCSLATPDFGYITNFGLAHLEGFGGYEGVIKGKSEMYTYLSTSNKMAFVNFDDPIQKDKTSQIQRYSFSENDHKADLLFSDVQAKPFVQLIANGLVIQSQLLGLYNAENIKAAIAIGSYFEVNSRDIKDAVEHYVPTNNRSQMIAIKEHSVILDAYNANPSSMATALQNFKQLEGDSKIAILGDMFELGNEGEKEHKNIIESLLSSDIEVYFVGKHFFKERVKNDTFRFYETFDEFSTALRHLSIQKSTILIKGSRGMALERTLELL; encoded by the coding sequence ATGACAATAAGTGAAATTCATTCAATATTTCTTAGTTGTGACGGTGTTGCAACAGACACAAGGAAAATAACTTCAAATTGCTTTTATGTAGCACTTAAAGGAGAAAATTTTGACGCAAATTCTTTCGCAAAAGAGGCATTGCAAAATGGAGCTGCTTACGCTCTAATTGATAATGAAGATTATTATCTAGACGATCGAACGATACTTACCGAAGATTCGCTTGCTACTTTGCAAGAGCTTGCAAAATATCATAGAAAATTTTTAAATCTGCCAATTATTGCTATTACAGGTAGTAATGGAAAAACGACCACAAAAGAAACTGTTGCCGCTGTGCTGTCAAAAAAATATAAAATTAAAGCAACTGTTGGAAATCTAAATAATCATATTGGAGTTCCACTAACATTGCTTTCTTTTAATGAAGGGACAGAGCTCGGAATTGTAGAAATGGGTGCAAATCACCAAAAGGAAATCGAATTCCTATGCTCTCTAGCAACTCCAGATTTTGGCTACATTACGAATTTTGGTCTAGCTCATTTAGAAGGATTTGGCGGTTATGAAGGAGTAATTAAAGGGAAGAGTGAAATGTATACTTATCTTTCAACATCGAATAAAATGGCTTTTGTAAATTTTGACGATCCCATCCAAAAAGATAAAACATCCCAAATCCAAAGATATAGTTTTTCTGAAAATGACCACAAAGCAGATTTATTATTTTCCGACGTTCAAGCAAAACCATTCGTACAACTAATCGCCAATGGACTCGTAATCCAATCGCAGTTATTAGGTCTTTATAATGCAGAAAATATAAAAGCTGCAATTGCAATTGGAAGTTATTTTGAGGTAAATAGTCGCGACATTAAAGATGCTGTTGAGCACTACGTTCCTACAAATAATCGCTCCCAGATGATTGCTATAAAAGAACATTCTGTAATTCTTGACGCGTACAATGCCAATCCTAGCAGTATGGCGACCGCTCTACAGAATTTTAAGCAACTGGAGGGTGATTCTAAAATAGCAATTTTAGGAGATATGTTTGAACTCGGGAACGAAGGAGAAAAAGAACATAAAAATATTATAGAGTCATTGCTCTCATCTGACATCGAGGTTTATTTTGTAGGAAAACATTTTTTTAAGGAAAGAGTTAAAAATGACACATTCAGATTCTATGAAACATTCGATGAATTTTCTACTGCATTAAGACATCTTTCTATTCAAAAATCCACCATATTAATTAAAGGTTCGCGTGGTATGGCTTTAGAACGCACGCTTGAATTGCTGTAG
- a CDS encoding tetratricopeptide repeat protein produces MSKILTLLFFLAANLTFSQNYMEGKRLYCKSENPEAMKSFDGGIEILYLNKTLDKKYLKLTAEVFFEAYQKDTTFCDALFFTGYTMSLLGDQKAISFYLMADSLANNRSVEFKINLASEFIKFGTEKSITLARKKYNEIKQYFPEDPEGYYGLALTSAMFGEPKIGLENLDISVEKYKKKNLEVRSEVVYLRGILLAQDKQYEEGLVHLERSYDTHKRDEQFKIHYALCLLKVSEIRRDPKMMQKAKKIYDKIEDKSSISAATASLLVF; encoded by the coding sequence ATGAGCAAAATACTAACGTTATTATTTTTCCTCGCTGCAAACCTCACTTTTTCGCAAAATTATATGGAAGGAAAAAGATTGTATTGCAAATCTGAAAATCCTGAGGCGATGAAATCATTTGATGGTGGAATCGAAATTTTGTATCTAAATAAAACTTTAGACAAAAAGTATCTAAAACTTACTGCCGAAGTTTTTTTTGAAGCATATCAAAAAGACACTACTTTTTGCGACGCGCTATTTTTTACTGGCTATACAATGAGTCTGCTAGGCGATCAGAAAGCAATTTCGTTTTATCTAATGGCTGATAGTTTGGCCAATAACCGATCGGTGGAGTTCAAAATAAATTTAGCTTCTGAATTCATAAAGTTTGGTACAGAGAAAAGTATTACGCTTGCGCGAAAAAAGTACAACGAGATCAAACAATATTTTCCTGAAGATCCAGAAGGTTACTACGGTCTTGCACTTACTTCGGCTATGTTTGGTGAACCAAAAATAGGTCTAGAAAACCTTGATATATCAGTGGAGAAATATAAAAAGAAAAATCTTGAGGTACGATCTGAAGTAGTGTATTTAAGAGGGATTTTACTCGCACAAGACAAACAATACGAAGAAGGATTAGTGCATCTTGAGAGGTCTTATGATACGCATAAAAGAGATGAGCAATTTAAAATTCATTATGCGCTCTGTTTGCTTAAAGTTTCTGAAATTCGAAGAGACCCAAAAATGATGCAGAAAGCCAAAAAAATCTATGATAAAATAGAAGACAAAAGCAGCATTTCGGCGGCAACTGCAAGTTTGTTGGTTTTTTAA
- a CDS encoding anhydro-N-acetylmuramic acid kinase, translated as MYNKKRYNIIGVMSGTSLDGIDLALIEFWLEAEKWNFEIKECETISYSKDWQEILKTAVNFGQAELQKLNIEFTKLLADVICEFINKNNLENITAVSSHGHTILHRPAEGLTLQIGNLPQLSKLCHQKVVCDFRIQDVMLGGQGAPLVPIGDELLFGEYDYCLNLGGFSNISFNKDAKRIAFDISAVNTVLNFYSNQLGFDYDDCGNISKTGEIDSELLAELNDLEYYKKAFPKSLGMEDVRDTLLPLINSYSIATEYKMRTFVEHIAFQIAAVLPEKKHSILITGGGVYNDFLIERLKWLSPNSHIIIPEPKIIEYKEALIFAFLGLLKLRGEINVLSSVTGASRDHSSGNVFE; from the coding sequence ATGTATAATAAAAAGCGCTACAATATTATAGGTGTAATGTCCGGAACTTCGCTTGACGGCATTGACTTGGCCTTAATTGAGTTTTGGCTAGAGGCCGAAAAGTGGAATTTTGAGATAAAAGAATGCGAAACAATCTCTTATTCTAAAGATTGGCAGGAGATTTTGAAGACAGCAGTGAATTTCGGTCAAGCGGAATTGCAAAAGTTAAATATTGAGTTTACCAAATTGTTGGCGGATGTGATTTGTGAGTTTATAAACAAGAATAATCTTGAAAATATTACCGCAGTTTCTTCGCACGGACATACGATTTTGCATCGGCCTGCCGAAGGTTTGACTTTGCAGATTGGAAATTTACCGCAGTTGAGCAAACTTTGCCACCAAAAAGTGGTTTGCGATTTTCGCATTCAAGATGTGATGCTTGGCGGTCAGGGCGCCCCACTTGTGCCAATTGGAGATGAATTGTTATTTGGTGAGTACGACTACTGCTTGAATCTTGGTGGATTTTCGAATATTTCCTTTAATAAAGATGCTAAAAGAATTGCCTTTGATATCTCAGCGGTGAACACAGTTCTAAATTTCTATTCGAATCAATTAGGATTTGATTATGACGATTGCGGAAATATTTCCAAAACTGGAGAGATTGACTCGGAACTTCTAGCCGAACTTAACGATTTAGAATATTACAAAAAAGCTTTTCCGAAATCGCTAGGAATGGAAGATGTCCGAGATACTCTATTACCCTTGATAAACTCCTACTCTATTGCTACCGAATATAAAATGCGCACGTTTGTAGAACATATTGCTTTTCAAATTGCTGCAGTTTTGCCCGAAAAAAAGCATTCGATTTTGATAACTGGTGGCGGTGTTTACAATGATTTTCTGATTGAAAGATTAAAATGGCTTTCGCCGAATAGTCACATCATTATTCCCGAACCGAAGATTATCGAATATAAAGAGGCATTGATTTTTGCGTTTTTGGGTCTTTTGAAGCTGAGAGGAGAAATCAATGTTTTGTCAAGTGTCACTGGCGCGAGCAGAGATCATAGTTCGGGGAATGTGTTTGAATAG
- a CDS encoding energy transducer TonB has translation MKILQTEQEQKSFLYTTISFVVIILLLFLLKFTNEISISDLEGGGGGGDIAVNFGDSDFGQGDNFTNVEKVSAAPKPTQTPVSSENEILTTDNIEAPAIAAVKKVEKAPKAAVATPVPAKPKPSKSATDALNDLLNGSDKGGDGNDNRAGNKGKASGTTGATGYEGGGGSGTGSGGGNGSGQGIGTGSGYGSGSGAGRGNGNGDYLLGNRKALTKPQPNYICNEQGKVVVEISVDKTGKVVSANAGARGTTNAARCLLDQAKIAAMNTRWQADANAPATQVGKIVYNFKLTD, from the coding sequence ATGAAAATACTACAAACCGAACAGGAACAGAAATCGTTTTTATACACCACCATCAGCTTTGTGGTAATCATCCTTTTGTTGTTTCTCCTAAAGTTTACCAATGAAATTTCTATCAGCGATCTTGAAGGAGGCGGTGGTGGCGGTGATATTGCGGTAAATTTTGGCGATAGTGATTTTGGGCAAGGCGATAATTTTACCAATGTCGAAAAAGTGAGCGCTGCACCAAAACCTACTCAAACTCCGGTAAGTTCGGAAAACGAAATTTTAACTACTGATAATATCGAAGCTCCAGCAATTGCGGCAGTTAAGAAAGTTGAAAAAGCCCCAAAAGCTGCGGTTGCAACTCCAGTTCCGGCAAAACCAAAACCATCAAAATCAGCAACTGATGCATTAAATGATTTATTAAATGGTTCGGACAAAGGGGGCGATGGAAATGACAATAGAGCAGGAAATAAAGGAAAAGCATCTGGTACAACAGGCGCAACTGGTTACGAAGGCGGCGGCGGTTCTGGTACAGGTAGCGGTGGCGGAAACGGTTCAGGACAAGGAATCGGAACTGGAAGCGGTTACGGATCAGGCTCTGGAGCCGGACGTGGAAATGGAAATGGCGATTATCTTTTAGGAAACAGAAAAGCCTTAACAAAGCCACAACCAAATTACATTTGTAATGAGCAAGGAAAAGTGGTTGTAGAGATATCCGTGGATAAAACAGGAAAAGTTGTCAGCGCAAATGCTGGAGCTCGTGGAACTACAAATGCTGCTAGGTGTTTACTTGATCAGGCAAAAATTGCCGCTATGAACACAAGATGGCAAGCTGACGCAAATGCGCCCGCGACTCAAGTTGGGAAAATTGTTTACAACTTTAAACTGACAGATTAA
- a CDS encoding acyl-CoA dehydrogenase, with product MDFNYTEEQLMIQKAARDFAQSELLPGVIERDETETFPTEQIKQMGELGFLGMMVDPKYGGSGLDTVSYVLAMEEISKVDASASVVMSVNNSLVCWGIQTYGSEEQKEKYLPRLASGEIIGAFCLSEPEAGSDATSQKTTAIDKGDHYLVNGTKNWITNGKTASVYIVIAQTDVEKRHKGINALIIERGAEGFEIGPKERKMGIRGSDTHSLMFNDVKVPKENRIGEDGFGFKFAMKVLSGGRIGIAAQALGIASGAYELALKYSKERKSFGTEISNHQAIAFKLADMAVNIEAARHLCMKAAWDKDNGNNYDVSGAMAKLFASQTAMDTAIEAVQIHGGNGYVREYHVERMMRDAKITQIYEGTSEIQKIVISRSVING from the coding sequence ATGGATTTCAACTATACCGAAGAACAATTAATGATTCAGAAAGCCGCTAGAGATTTTGCTCAAAGTGAACTTTTGCCAGGAGTTATTGAAAGAGATGAGACAGAAACATTTCCTACAGAGCAAATAAAGCAAATGGGAGAATTAGGTTTCTTAGGAATGATGGTTGATCCAAAATACGGTGGGAGCGGTCTTGATACTGTTTCTTACGTATTGGCAATGGAAGAAATTTCTAAGGTCGATGCTTCGGCTTCTGTGGTTATGTCAGTAAACAATTCGCTTGTATGCTGGGGTATTCAGACTTATGGTAGCGAAGAGCAGAAAGAAAAATACCTTCCAAGGCTTGCTTCTGGGGAGATTATTGGTGCATTCTGTCTTTCTGAGCCAGAAGCGGGAAGTGATGCAACATCGCAAAAAACAACTGCAATAGACAAAGGCGATCATTACCTTGTAAATGGGACGAAAAACTGGATTACTAATGGTAAAACAGCGTCAGTTTATATCGTTATTGCACAGACCGATGTAGAAAAAAGACATAAAGGTATCAATGCTTTAATTATAGAAAGAGGTGCCGAAGGTTTCGAAATCGGCCCTAAAGAGCGCAAAATGGGTATTAGAGGTAGCGACACGCATTCTCTAATGTTCAATGACGTAAAAGTTCCTAAAGAAAACAGAATTGGTGAAGATGGATTTGGTTTCAAATTCGCAATGAAAGTCCTTTCAGGAGGTCGAATCGGTATCGCGGCTCAAGCGTTGGGTATCGCATCTGGTGCTTACGAATTGGCTCTAAAATATTCTAAAGAGAGAAAATCTTTCGGTACAGAAATTTCAAATCACCAAGCTATTGCTTTCAAATTGGCGGATATGGCAGTGAATATCGAGGCTGCACGTCACCTTTGTATGAAGGCTGCTTGGGACAAAGACAACGGAAATAACTACGATGTAAGTGGAGCGATGGCAAAATTATTTGCTTCCCAAACTGCGATGGATACAGCAATCGAAGCAGTTCAAATTCACGGTGGTAATGGTTATGTTCGAGAATACCACGTAGAGAGAATGATGCGCGATGCAAAAATCACTCAAATTTACGAAGGTACTTCAGAGATTCAGAAAATCGTAATTTCAAGAAGCGTTATTAACGGATAG
- a CDS encoding SprT-like domain-containing protein yields the protein MHDILLKYIPEHAVKPVSELIVTHGVHLKIVNERATRHGDYRNFNGKHEITVNGSLNKYRFLITLIHEIAHLVAGVKYGRGIKPHGQEWKFTFQQLMLPYIRPEIFPNQLLGLLARHFKNPTASSDTDATLSLALKQFDVQKEDHHYIFQLPYGTFFRVKGRIFVKGAQRTKRFECKETATGKMYLFNPNAEVEILAGKV from the coding sequence GTGCACGATATTCTTCTCAAATATATTCCCGAACACGCCGTAAAACCGGTGAGCGAGCTGATCGTTACGCACGGCGTTCATCTTAAAATTGTGAATGAACGTGCTACTCGTCATGGGGATTATCGGAATTTTAATGGTAAACACGAAATTACAGTCAACGGAAGCCTTAATAAATACCGCTTTCTGATTACGTTAATTCATGAGATTGCACATCTTGTTGCCGGGGTAAAATATGGTCGAGGAATAAAGCCGCACGGACAGGAGTGGAAATTTACCTTTCAGCAATTGATGCTACCATATATAAGGCCTGAAATTTTTCCGAATCAACTCTTAGGACTCCTCGCAAGGCATTTCAAAAATCCTACGGCAAGTAGCGATACCGATGCGACATTGTCGTTGGCATTAAAACAATTTGATGTTCAGAAAGAGGATCATCATTATATTTTTCAATTGCCTTATGGAACATTTTTTAGAGTAAAAGGACGTATTTTCGTGAAGGGAGCACAGCGTACCAAAAGGTTTGAATGCAAAGAGACCGCAACTGGCAAAATGTATCTTTTTAATCCAAATGCCGAGGTCGAAATTCTTGCTGGCAAAGTTTAA
- a CDS encoding transporter substrate-binding domain-containing protein — translation MFLNYKQLFLYTLFFALVFINHSYSGTNLQLTKDSVSSAKLKVGYAGTEPFVIRQGQTWKGISVEIWENVANAEKINYEIKPFNSVSEAIRALSIGEIDAVIGPASITSTRAEKVEFTQPYYQASLSILSRVDDPSIIDRIAPFFTMSLLYALFVFLFILAIVGTLLWLSERKVSPEQFPHDAPRGIANGMWCAIVTMSTTGYGDIAPVTLAGRIIAGTWMIISFIFATSMIAGIASTLTLSGLGTVQVSSAEQFVNKKIAVLKDSPSADFVLENNGRINTITNLKEGYELLKSKKVDAVVFDRPQMRYYLEQNPDKEMIISVAEYLKQGYGFAFPLNSPLVFPINIQLLKLKEDHSLKTISENYLGTPSEL, via the coding sequence ATGTTTTTAAATTATAAACAACTTTTTCTTTACACACTGTTTTTTGCTTTAGTTTTTATCAATCACAGCTACTCAGGTACAAATTTACAACTTACTAAAGATAGTGTCTCTTCCGCAAAATTAAAAGTAGGCTACGCGGGAACGGAACCATTTGTAATTCGTCAAGGACAAACATGGAAAGGAATTTCAGTAGAAATTTGGGAAAATGTGGCCAATGCCGAAAAAATTAATTACGAAATCAAACCCTTTAATAGTGTATCTGAAGCTATCAGAGCTCTTTCGATAGGAGAAATTGATGCTGTTATTGGACCTGCCAGTATTACCTCTACCAGAGCAGAAAAAGTGGAGTTCACCCAACCTTATTACCAAGCAAGTTTATCTATACTATCCAGAGTGGATGACCCCAGCATTATTGATAGGATAGCTCCTTTTTTTACAATGAGTTTATTGTACGCGCTATTTGTCTTCCTATTCATACTTGCAATTGTAGGAACACTTCTGTGGTTATCGGAACGAAAAGTTTCTCCAGAGCAGTTCCCACACGATGCTCCACGCGGAATAGCCAATGGAATGTGGTGCGCAATTGTCACAATGTCTACAACTGGTTATGGAGATATTGCACCGGTGACATTAGCGGGTAGAATTATTGCAGGCACCTGGATGATTATATCGTTTATTTTTGCCACCTCAATGATTGCAGGTATCGCAAGCACTTTGACGCTTTCAGGTCTCGGAACAGTGCAGGTTTCAAGTGCTGAGCAGTTTGTCAATAAAAAGATCGCCGTATTAAAAGATTCGCCTTCAGCAGATTTCGTCTTGGAAAATAATGGCCGAATTAATACCATTACAAACCTCAAAGAAGGGTATGAACTGCTTAAAAGTAAAAAGGTAGACGCGGTTGTTTTTGATAGGCCACAGATGAGGTATTACTTGGAACAGAATCCAGATAAAGAAATGATTATATCGGTTGCAGAATATTTAAAACAAGGTTATGGCTTTGCATTTCCATTAAATTCTCCACTTGTCTTCCCCATAAATATTCAATTATTAAAATTAAAAGAAGATCATAGTTTAAAAACCATTTCAGAAAATTACTTGGGAACGCCTAGTGAATTATAG
- a CDS encoding bifunctional folylpolyglutamate synthase/dihydrofolate synthase produces the protein MTYKETAEWMFEKLPMYQQQGKTAYRKDLTNTLLLAEHLRNPEKNLKFIHIAGTNGKGSTAHTLTSILMEADYKVGLFTSPHLKDFRERIKIDGKEISEEYVIEFIATNKEFFEHNNLSFFEMTTGLALQYFKAEKVDIVVMETGMGGRLDSTNIITPIVSVITNIGLDHVQFLGDTLGKIAGEKAGIIKQDIPVVIGEYTSETKTVFEEIAKKRNAPIYFASDLQNAALESDLKGAYQKANMKTVKQTVAVINHGGQLKISDEACKLGMLSVVRNTGLLGRWQVLQQNPTVICDTAHNKHGLTIVLQQLQESTFDNLHIVLGLVNDKDLEEILSLFPTNAKYYFCSPNISRGLDVLILAQKAAEFSLVGNSFSSVSDAYKAAASQALPTDLIYAGGSTFVVAEILNIF, from the coding sequence ATGACTTACAAGGAAACGGCCGAATGGATGTTTGAAAAACTTCCTATGTATCAGCAGCAAGGCAAAACTGCCTACCGAAAAGATTTGACCAACACACTATTGTTGGCGGAGCATTTGCGAAATCCAGAAAAAAATCTCAAATTCATCCATATTGCTGGTACAAATGGCAAAGGATCTACAGCTCATACCCTCACTTCTATTTTAATGGAGGCAGATTATAAAGTTGGACTCTTTACTTCGCCACACCTCAAAGACTTCCGAGAACGCATAAAAATCGATGGCAAAGAAATCAGCGAAGAGTACGTAATTGAATTTATAGCTACAAATAAAGAATTCTTCGAACACAATAATCTAAGTTTCTTTGAAATGACTACAGGCTTGGCTTTGCAGTATTTTAAAGCAGAGAAAGTTGACATTGTAGTTATGGAAACAGGAATGGGTGGCAGATTGGATTCTACTAATATCATCACTCCTATTGTCTCGGTTATAACCAATATAGGATTAGATCACGTTCAGTTTCTTGGAGACACTCTCGGAAAGATTGCTGGAGAGAAAGCAGGAATTATTAAACAAGATATTCCTGTGGTAATTGGCGAATATACTTCTGAGACAAAAACCGTTTTTGAAGAAATTGCAAAGAAGAGAAATGCTCCTATATACTTTGCTTCCGATTTACAAAACGCCGCATTGGAATCCGATTTAAAAGGTGCTTATCAGAAAGCGAATATGAAAACCGTCAAGCAGACAGTCGCCGTAATTAATCATGGTGGACAACTTAAAATTAGTGATGAAGCCTGCAAACTTGGAATGTTATCTGTGGTACGAAACACTGGACTTTTGGGAAGATGGCAAGTGCTACAACAGAATCCAACAGTAATTTGCGATACCGCTCACAACAAGCACGGATTGACAATTGTGTTACAGCAATTACAAGAATCAACCTTTGACAATCTTCATATCGTTTTGGGACTCGTCAACGATAAAGATTTAGAAGAAATACTAAGCTTATTTCCTACAAATGCTAAATATTATTTTTGTTCTCCAAATATTTCTCGCGGTCTTGATGTTTTGATTTTAGCTCAAAAAGCTGCTGAATTCTCTCTTGTTGGAAATTCTTTTAGTTCAGTTTCAGATGCTTACAAAGCCGCAGCATCACAAGCATTGCCGACAGATTTAATCTATGCTGGTGGTAGCACATTTGTGGTTGCAGAAATTTTAAATATTTTTTAG
- a CDS encoding SDR family NAD(P)-dependent oxidoreductase, which produces MKNIIITGAGRGIGHEVAMQLAAAGHQVLAISRNIPQDLISAENITCLSVDITQESDLKRVSDFISTAWKQVDAVIHNAGALILKPFAETSVQEFTDIYKVNVFGVVALTKVVLPFLVKGSHVVSISSMGGIQGSVKFAGLSAYSSSKGALITLSELLAEEYREQGIAFNVLALGSVQTEMLAKAFPGFEAPLSASKMAEYISNFTLTGNEFYNGKVLEVSSTTP; this is translated from the coding sequence ATGAAAAATATTATTATTACCGGTGCAGGAAGAGGAATTGGTCACGAAGTAGCAATGCAACTTGCGGCGGCTGGACATCAAGTACTGGCAATATCTAGAAATATACCCCAAGACCTTATCAGTGCAGAAAATATTACCTGTCTTTCTGTAGATATCACTCAGGAATCTGATTTAAAAAGAGTTTCTGACTTTATTTCAACAGCTTGGAAGCAAGTGGATGCGGTAATTCATAATGCGGGTGCATTGATTCTAAAACCTTTTGCTGAAACTAGCGTTCAGGAATTTACAGATATTTATAAAGTGAATGTATTTGGAGTAGTAGCATTGACCAAAGTAGTTTTGCCATTTCTGGTAAAAGGAAGTCACGTTGTAAGCATTAGCAGTATGGGCGGAATTCAAGGAAGCGTTAAGTTTGCTGGACTTTCGGCTTACAGCTCCAGTAAAGGAGCGCTGATTACACTATCCGAATTATTGGCCGAAGAATATCGCGAACAAGGAATTGCCTTTAATGTTTTGGCATTAGGTTCGGTTCAAACAGAAATGTTGGCAAAAGCTTTCCCAGGATTTGAAGCGCCCCTAAGTGCTTCGAAAATGGCGGAGTATATTTCGAATTTTACCTTGACTGGAAATGAATTCTACAACGGGAAAGTTTTGGAAGTATCTTCTACAACGCCGTAA
- a CDS encoding mannose-1-phosphate guanylyltransferase, with amino-acid sequence MNQNYYAILMAGGVGSRFWPVSTETFPKQFHDMLGSGETLIQKTFSRLSKIIPAENILILTNERYKDLVLEQLPQATEEQVLLEPAMRNTAPCILYASLKIQKQNPDALIVVAPSDHWIEDENAFLSNLKQCFDFCNENPALLTLGIQPTFPNTGYGYIEYDKTDETAIKQVKQFREKPDYATAKVFLEKGNFLWNGGIFIWHVTTVLDAFAKFSPVMNQLFRQGYNDYNTSDEAKWIEDNYAKAENISIDYAVMEQAENVYVLPATFDWNDLGTWGSLHEKLPKDENNNAVVNAKVFLENATNNIIRTDSDKLIVVDGLNDYIIVDREGVLLIYPKSKEQDIKKLIQLLP; translated from the coding sequence ATGAATCAGAATTATTATGCAATTTTAATGGCGGGTGGAGTAGGATCACGATTCTGGCCGGTAAGTACAGAGACTTTTCCTAAGCAATTTCACGATATGCTGGGATCTGGTGAAACACTTATTCAGAAAACTTTTTCGAGATTAAGTAAAATTATTCCTGCTGAAAATATCCTTATTTTAACTAATGAGCGCTATAAAGATCTTGTTTTAGAGCAACTGCCCCAAGCAACAGAAGAGCAAGTCTTGTTGGAGCCGGCAATGAGAAATACCGCTCCGTGTATTTTGTATGCGTCCCTAAAAATTCAGAAACAAAATCCTGATGCTCTTATTGTAGTAGCACCAAGTGATCATTGGATAGAAGACGAGAATGCATTTTTAAGCAATCTTAAGCAGTGTTTTGATTTCTGTAATGAAAATCCAGCTTTGTTAACCTTGGGGATTCAGCCAACCTTTCCGAATACGGGTTATGGCTATATTGAATATGATAAAACAGATGAAACGGCAATTAAGCAAGTGAAACAATTTCGAGAAAAGCCGGACTACGCTACTGCAAAAGTGTTTTTAGAAAAGGGAAATTTCCTTTGGAATGGTGGAATTTTTATTTGGCACGTAACTACAGTTTTGGACGCTTTCGCGAAATTTTCTCCAGTGATGAATCAACTTTTCCGACAAGGATATAACGATTATAACACTTCGGATGAAGCTAAATGGATTGAAGATAATTATGCCAAAGCCGAAAATATTTCTATTGACTATGCGGTAATGGAGCAGGCAGAAAATGTTTATGTACTGCCCGCAACTTTTGATTGGAATGACTTAGGAACTTGGGGGTCATTGCACGAGAAACTTCCAAAAGACGAGAACAATAATGCTGTTGTAAACGCAAAAGTATTTCTAGAAAACGCTACGAACAATATTATCCGCACCGATTCTGATAAACTTATTGTAGTGGATGGTTTGAATGATTATATAATTGTAGACAGAGAAGGAGTATTGTTAATCTATCCAAAATCTAAAGAGCAGGATATTAAAAAATTAATTCAACTTCTACCTTAA